The Kineococcus radiotolerans SRS30216 = ATCC BAA-149 genomic interval GTCCGAACCCCGGGCGGCGGCGCGCACCCGCTCGGGGTTGGTGGTGCCGAGGACGACCTGGATGTTCGCCGGGTGGCGGGTGATCCACGCGGTGGCGATCGCCAGCTTCGGCACGTCGTACTGCGCGGCGAGGCGGTCGAGGACGACGTTCAGCTCGGGGTAGCGGTCGTCGTCGAGGAACACCCCGTCGAAGAACCCGGCCTGGAACGGCGACCAGGCCTGCACGGTGATGTCGTGCAGGCGGCAGTAGTCCAGCGTGCCGTAGTCGCGGGAGACCGACTGGTCCAGGCCCTGCATGTTCGCCGCGACGCCCTGCGCGATGAGCGGGGCGTGGGTGATGGAGAGCTGGAGCTGGTTGGCGACCAGCGGCTGCCGCACGTGCTTGCGCAGCAGCTCCATCTGGCCCGGCGTCTGGTTGGAGACGCCGAAGTGGCGGACCTTGCCCGCCGCGTGCAGCTCGTCGAACGCCCGCGCGACCTCCTCGGGCTCCACGAGGGCGTCGGGGCGGTGCAGCAGCAGGACGTCGAGGTAGTCGGTGCCCAGCGCCTTCAGCGAACCCTCCACCGAGGAGGTGATGCGCTCGTGGGAGAAGTCGAAGTAGGGGCCGTCGGGGACGATGCCGGCCTTGGTCTGGATGATCGTGGCCTCGCGCTCGGAGGAGCTGAGGGTCACCGCCTGCGCGAAGCGCTCCTCGCAGCGGTGCATCGAGCCGCCGTAGACGTCGGCGTGGTCGAGCATCGTGATGCCCGCCTCGCGCCCGGCGGCGACGAGGGTGCGGATCGCCTCGTCCTCCATGTCGGCGATGCGCATGAGGCCGAGGACGACGTTGGGGACCTGGAGGTCGGATCCACCGAGGGGGAAGGTCTTCACGGTCGGGCTCCTTCGGAGAGGCGGGCGATCTCGTCGGCGGTGAGCTCGAGCTCGGCGGCCGCGAGCGAGTCCTGGATGCTGGCGGGCCGGGAGGAGCCGGGGATGGGGACGACCACGTCGGCCAGCGCGAGCTCCCAGGCCAGGGTCACCTGCTGCGGGCTGACCCCGTGCGCGGCGGCCACCTCCGCGAACGCGGCGTGGTTCGACCCGAGGTCGGCGGCGTTGGAGATCCCGCCCAGCGGCGACCAGGGCAGGAAGGAGACCCCGAGCGAGGCGCAGTGCTCCAGCTCGCCCAGGCTGGAGCGGAAGGCGGGGGAGAACTGGTTCTGCACCGAGGTCAGGCGCCCGCCGAGGAGGCGGTCGGCCTCGTTGATCTGCGCGACGTCGGCGTTGGAGATGCCCGCGCGCACGATGACGCCCTCGTCGAGGAGCTCGACGAGCGCGCCGATGGAGTCGGCGTAGGGGACGTCGGGGTCGGGGCGGTGGAACTGGTAGAGGCCGATGGCCTCCACGCCCAGGCGCCGCGCGGAGGCTTTCGCGGCCTCCTTGAGGTGCGCGGGGTCGCCGTTCTTGGTCCAGGACCCGTCGCCGGGGCGCAGGTGCCCGCCCTTGGTGGCGACGACGACGTCGTCGGTGGGGGAGCCGAACTCGCGCAGGGCGCGGGCGATGAGGGACTCGTTGTGGCCGACCTCGTCGGCGTCGCGGTGGTAGGCGTCGGCGGTGTCGATGAGGGTGACGCCGGCCTCGAGCGCGGCGTGGATCGTGGCGATCGCGCGGTCGGTGTCGGGGCGGCCCTCGATGGACAGCGGCATGGCGCCGAGCCCGATCGCGGAGACCTGTCGGGTGGTGGGGGCGCCGGGGCGCCCGAGGCTGCGCTGCTTCACGCGTCGGAGCCTAGGAACGGCCTCCGCAGAAGTCCAACACCTGATTCTTCTCGTCGGCAGAAGTACAGTTTCTGGATGGACCTCCGTCAGATGCAGTACGTCGTCGCCCTGGCCGACGAGCGGCAGTTCACCCGGGCCGCGGCGCTGAGCGGGGTGTCGCAGTCGGGGCTCTCGGCGGCGATCCGCACCCTGGAGGACGAGCTGGGCGCCACCCTGTTCGACCGCAGCCCCCGGCGGGTGGAGCCGACCGACGCCGGCCTGGCCCTGCTGCCCTTCGCCCGCACCCTGCTCGCCCAGGCCACCGCGGCGCGCGACGCCGTCGTGCAGGCCACCCGCCGGTTGTCCGGCACCCTGCGGGTGGGGGCCGAGCAGTGCCTGGGCGTCGTCGACGTCTCCACGCTGCTGGAGCGCTTCCACCGGCGCTTCCCGCAGGTCGAGATCCACTTCGAGCAGGCCGGGTCCCACGACCTGCTGGGCCGGTTGCGCGAGGGGGAGCTCGACCTGGTGTTCGTGGCGACCACCGAGCACCTCGGTGCCCTGCCCGCCAGCGAGCTCGGCCGCGAGCCGCTGGTCCTGCTGACCCCGCCCGAGCACCCGCTGGCCGGGCGCCCGCACGCGCCGTGGGCGGAGCTGGCGGCCCACCCGTTCATCGACTTTGTGCCCTCCTGGGGCGTGCGGCCGATCACCGACGCGGCCTGCGCCGCCCACGGGGTGCACCGGCGGGTGCGGTTCAGCGTCGGCGACGTCCACGCCCTGCTCGACCTCGTGGGACGGGGCCTCGGGATCGCCATCGTGCCCCGCCACGTCGCCGCCAAGCCCCAGGCCGCCCGGCTCGCGGTCGTGCCGATGCCGCCCGGCACCCCGGAGTGGGTCGTCTCCGTCGTCACCTCCGCGGGCAGTTCCCCCGCCCCGCAGCTGCTGGAACTGCTGGAGGTCGAGCAGGCCGGGACGGTGGAGACGGCGACCGTCCGCCGGAACGGCAACGGCCTGCCGTAGTCCGGGGCGGGGAGGGAGGAGCCGCCGGGTGCCCGGGCCGGGGGGTTGGGGGTACGGTGGGGCCGTGGCCCGTCTGGAGAACCTCCTCCTTCGTCGCCGCGGCGGGGCCAGCTAGGCCGGTCTCCCCGTCGCGGGACCTCGTCGTGCGCGCCGGCCGCCGCACCAGCCGCTGAAGACCGCGAACGAGGAGAACGAAGTGCAGAACACCCAGACGCCGTCGCCGATGCCGTTCGGCAAGTACACCCCCTTCCAGGACCAGATCCGGGTCGAGCTGCCCGACCGCACCTGGCCGACGAGGACGATCACGAAGGCCCCGCGCTGGTGCGCGGTCGACCTGCGCGACGGCAACCAGGCCCTCATCGACCCGATGAACTCCGAGCGCAAGCTGCGGATGTTCACCCTGCTCGTGCAGATGGGCTACAAGGACATCGAGGTCGGGTTCCCCTCGGCCAGCCAGACGGACTTCGACTTCGTCCGCACCCTGATCGAGAACGACCTCATCCCCGACGACGTGCGCATCCAGGTCCTGACCCAGGCCCGCGAGCACCTCATCGAGCGCACCTACGAGTCGCTGCGCGGGGCGAAGCAGGCGATCGTCCACCTCTACAACTCCACCTCCGTGCTGCAGCGGCGCGTGGTCTTCGGCATGGACGAGGACGGCATCGTCGACCTGGCCCTGCAGGGGGCGCGGCTGTGCCGGAAGTTCGAGGAGACGATCCCGGGCACGACGGTCTACTACGAGTACTCCCCGGAGTCCTACACGGGCACCGAGCTGGAGTTCGCCGCCCGCATCTGCAACGCGGTGGTCGCGGTCTTCGAGCCGACCCCCGAGCGCCAGGTCATCGTCAACCTGCCCGCCACCGTCGAGATGGCGACCCCGAACGTGTACGCCGACTCCATCGAGTGGATGTCGCGCCACCTGGACCAGCGCGAGAACGTCATCATCTCCCTGCACCCGCACAACGACCGCGGGACCGGGGTCGCCGCGGCCGAGCTGGGCTACCTGGCCGGGGCGGACCGCATCGAGGGCTGCCTGTTCGGCAACGGCGAGCGCACCGGCAACGTCGACCTGGTCACCCTGGGGATGAACCTGTTCAGCCAGGGCATCGACCCGCAGATCGACTTCTCCGACATCGACCACATCCGGCGCACCGTCGAGCACTGCAACCAGCTGCCCGTCGGCGAGCGCGTCCCCTACGGCGGGGACCTCGTCTTCACCGCCTTCTCCGGCTCCCACCAGGACGCCATCAAGAAGGGCCTGGAGGCGATGGAGCGCGACGCCGCCGCCGCCGGGAAGACCGTCGACGAGATCCCGTGGGCGGTGCCGTACCTGCCGATCGACCCCAGGGACGTGGGCCGTTCCTACGAGGCCGTGATCCGGGTGAACTCCCAGTCCGGCAAGGGCGGGGTCGCCTACCTGCTGAAGGCCGAGCACCAGCTCGACCTGCCGCGCCGGCTGCAGATCGAGTTCAGCCGCGTCATCCAGGAACGCACCGACGCCCAGGGCGGGGAGGTGTCCGCGGCGCAGATCTTCGACGTGTTCTCCGACGAGTACCTGCCCTCGGGCTCCGGCACCCCGGAGTGGGGCCGGTTCGCGCTGCGCGGCACCCGCTCGGTGAGCGTGGTGGACGGGGCGGACACCCTGGAGGTGGACCTCCACGACGACGGGGCCGAGAACACCGTGCGGGGGACGGGCAACGGCCCGATCGCGGCGTTCTGCGCCGCGCTGGGCAGCCGGGGCGTCGACGTCCGGGTCCTGGACTACGCCGAGCACGCGCTGTCCGCCGGCGGCGACGCGCAGGCCGCGGCCTACGTCGAGTGCGCCGTCGCCGGGCGCGTGCTGTGGGGCGTGGGCATCGACCACAACATCACCACCGCCTCCCTGAAGGCGATCGTCTCGGCCGTGAACCGCGCCCTGCGCTGAACCGGCGCGCGCCCGGGACCGCTGCCGGTCCCGGGCGTGCGCCGGCCCGGGGTGGTTGAACGCGCACCCGGGACGTTCCCACCCCCCGCGACTCGCCGACGGTTAGGATCTGTCACGATCGGTGATCGAAGGACGGGGACGGGCGGAGGGCACGATGGGCAGCGAGCTCGACGTCGTGAGCCCGTTCGGGCCCCTGGACGCCCTGGCGGAGACCGCGCACCGCCTCTACCTCGACGGGTACGGCGAACGCGCCATCCAGGCCTGCCGCGAGGGCCTGCACCTCTGCGAGCTCGCCGGCGACGAGCGCACCGCCCGCTACCTCCAGTTCGTCTGCGGGGTCGCCCTCCACCAGCTCGGCCGCGCCGCCGAGGCCAGCGAGGAGGCCGGGCACCTGCTGCGCCGCCTCGGCACCGGCGCCGAACCGGTCTGGCGGGCCAAGGCCCTCGCCCTGCTCGCCGAGTCCCGCGTCGAC includes:
- a CDS encoding LysR family transcriptional regulator translates to MDLRQMQYVVALADERQFTRAAALSGVSQSGLSAAIRTLEDELGATLFDRSPRRVEPTDAGLALLPFARTLLAQATAARDAVVQATRRLSGTLRVGAEQCLGVVDVSTLLERFHRRFPQVEIHFEQAGSHDLLGRLREGELDLVFVATTEHLGALPASELGREPLVLLTPPEHPLAGRPHAPWAELAAHPFIDFVPSWGVRPITDAACAAHGVHRRVRFSVGDVHALLDLVGRGLGIAIVPRHVAAKPQAARLAVVPMPPGTPEWVVSVVTSAGSSPAPQLLELLEVEQAGTVETATVRRNGNGLP
- a CDS encoding aldo/keto reductase; the protein is MKTFPLGGSDLQVPNVVLGLMRIADMEDEAIRTLVAAGREAGITMLDHADVYGGSMHRCEERFAQAVTLSSSEREATIIQTKAGIVPDGPYFDFSHERITSSVEGSLKALGTDYLDVLLLHRPDALVEPEEVARAFDELHAAGKVRHFGVSNQTPGQMELLRKHVRQPLVANQLQLSITHAPLIAQGVAANMQGLDQSVSRDYGTLDYCRLHDITVQAWSPFQAGFFDGVFLDDDRYPELNVVLDRLAAQYDVPKLAIATAWITRHPANIQVVLGTTNPERVRAAARGSDLPLTRAEWYELFRAAGYRVP
- a CDS encoding aldo/keto reductase, which encodes MKQRSLGRPGAPTTRQVSAIGLGAMPLSIEGRPDTDRAIATIHAALEAGVTLIDTADAYHRDADEVGHNESLIARALREFGSPTDDVVVATKGGHLRPGDGSWTKNGDPAHLKEAAKASARRLGVEAIGLYQFHRPDPDVPYADSIGALVELLDEGVIVRAGISNADVAQINEADRLLGGRLTSVQNQFSPAFRSSLGELEHCASLGVSFLPWSPLGGISNAADLGSNHAAFAEVAAAHGVSPQQVTLAWELALADVVVPIPGSSRPASIQDSLAAAELELTADEIARLSEGARP
- the leuA gene encoding 2-isopropylmalate synthase, producing MQNTQTPSPMPFGKYTPFQDQIRVELPDRTWPTRTITKAPRWCAVDLRDGNQALIDPMNSERKLRMFTLLVQMGYKDIEVGFPSASQTDFDFVRTLIENDLIPDDVRIQVLTQAREHLIERTYESLRGAKQAIVHLYNSTSVLQRRVVFGMDEDGIVDLALQGARLCRKFEETIPGTTVYYEYSPESYTGTELEFAARICNAVVAVFEPTPERQVIVNLPATVEMATPNVYADSIEWMSRHLDQRENVIISLHPHNDRGTGVAAAELGYLAGADRIEGCLFGNGERTGNVDLVTLGMNLFSQGIDPQIDFSDIDHIRRTVEHCNQLPVGERVPYGGDLVFTAFSGSHQDAIKKGLEAMERDAAAAGKTVDEIPWAVPYLPIDPRDVGRSYEAVIRVNSQSGKGGVAYLLKAEHQLDLPRRLQIEFSRVIQERTDAQGGEVSAAQIFDVFSDEYLPSGSGTPEWGRFALRGTRSVSVVDGADTLEVDLHDDGAENTVRGTGNGPIAAFCAALGSRGVDVRVLDYAEHALSAGGDAQAAAYVECAVAGRVLWGVGIDHNITTASLKAIVSAVNRALR